In a single window of the Caulobacter soli genome:
- the frr gene encoding ribosome recycling factor, whose translation MATAEKPVLSRYKDRMEKAVLSLKEDFAGLRTGRASAGLLDQIMVNAYGSMVQLNTVASISVPEPRQINVNIWDKGVVSAVEKAVRNSDLGLNPVVEGNNLRIPIPPLTEERRKDLVKVAGKYAEAQKVAVRNIRRDANDDLKKAEKASVISEDELKKMETEVQKLTDAAIKQVDEALKTKEQEIMQV comes from the coding sequence ATGGCCACCGCCGAAAAACCCGTCCTGTCCCGCTACAAGGATCGCATGGAGAAAGCCGTGCTGTCCCTGAAGGAAGACTTCGCTGGCCTGCGCACGGGTCGTGCGTCGGCGGGCCTGCTCGACCAGATCATGGTCAACGCCTACGGCTCGATGGTGCAGCTCAACACCGTCGCCTCGATCAGCGTGCCCGAGCCGCGCCAGATCAACGTCAACATCTGGGACAAGGGCGTGGTGTCGGCCGTCGAGAAGGCGGTTCGCAACTCGGACCTGGGCCTCAATCCGGTCGTGGAAGGCAACAACCTGCGCATCCCGATCCCGCCGCTGACCGAAGAGCGCCGCAAGGATCTGGTCAAGGTCGCGGGCAAGTACGCCGAGGCCCAGAAGGTCGCCGTCCGCAACATCCGCCGCGACGCCAACGACGATCTCAAGAAGGCCGAAAAGGCTTCCGTCATCAGCGAAGACGAGCTGAAGAAGATGGAAACCGAGGTCCAGAAGCTGACCGATGCGGCGATCAAGCAGGTCGACGAGGCCTTGAAAACCAAAGAACAAGAGATCATGCAGGTTTAG
- the tsf gene encoding translation elongation factor Ts, translating into MAEVTAALVKELREKSGVGMMDCKKALQENGGDIDASIDWLRAKGLSKAAKKADRVAAEGLVGIAVRAEGAGMTAAAVEVNCETDFLSRNELFQNAVRKIARAGLDNEGVDAIGATKTPEGEVVSDLLTHLIATIGENMVLRRSARFAVAQGAVATYIHNATAPELGRIGVLVAIEGAGDQAKIVELGRKIAMHVAATSPLSLSPDDLDQAAIEKERAIFTEQALESGKPAAVVEKMVEGRIRKFLEEVVLLKQAFVMNPDQTVEQLVAETGKELGSTLTVKGFVRLALGEGVEKAPEGDFAAEVAAMAGQA; encoded by the coding sequence ATGGCTGAAGTGACCGCTGCGCTGGTGAAAGAACTGCGCGAAAAGTCCGGCGTCGGCATGATGGACTGCAAGAAGGCCCTGCAAGAAAACGGCGGCGACATCGACGCCTCCATCGACTGGCTGCGCGCCAAGGGCCTGTCCAAGGCCGCCAAGAAGGCCGACCGCGTCGCGGCTGAAGGCCTGGTCGGCATCGCCGTCCGCGCCGAAGGCGCCGGCATGACCGCCGCGGCCGTCGAAGTGAACTGCGAAACCGACTTCCTGTCGCGCAACGAGCTGTTCCAGAACGCCGTCCGCAAGATCGCGCGGGCCGGTCTGGACAACGAGGGCGTGGACGCCATCGGTGCGACCAAGACGCCCGAGGGTGAAGTCGTTTCGGACCTGCTGACCCACCTGATCGCCACCATCGGCGAGAACATGGTCCTGCGCCGTTCGGCCCGCTTCGCCGTGGCCCAAGGCGCCGTGGCGACCTACATCCACAACGCCACGGCCCCGGAACTGGGCCGCATCGGCGTGCTGGTGGCCATCGAAGGCGCTGGCGACCAGGCCAAGATCGTCGAGCTGGGCCGCAAGATCGCCATGCACGTGGCCGCGACCTCGCCTCTGTCGCTGTCGCCGGACGATCTGGACCAGGCCGCGATCGAGAAGGAACGCGCCATCTTCACCGAGCAGGCCCTGGAGTCGGGCAAGCCCGCCGCCGTGGTCGAGAAGATGGTCGAAGGCCGTATCCGCAAGTTCCTGGAAGAAGTCGTGCTGCTGAAGCAAGCCTTCGTCATGAACCCGGATCAGACCGTCGAGCAGCTGGTCGCCGAGACCGGCAAGGAACTGGGTTCGACCCTGACCGTGAAGGGCTTCGTTCGCCTGGCCCTGGGTGAAGGCGTCGAGAAGGCTCCGGAAGGCGATTTCGCCGCCGAAGTCGCCGCCATGGCCGGCCAAGCCTAA
- a CDS encoding M50 family metallopeptidase, which translates to MFLTQAFAFVLVLSIVVTVHELGHFWAARACGVAIDCFSIGFGPKIVSWRDKTGVEWRIASIPLGGYVRFSGDENAASVPDGSDLAVLKAEIAAREGEAAVSRYYHFKPVWQRAIIAVAGPVANFLLAIAVLSVFMATIGEIHNPARVYAVSPGSAAQAAGFQPGDVILKADGRKIETFQDLNGYVALRAKLPIDFTVQRGAATLHLTGAPREVEIQDEINGRMKIGRLGIEGRSTPTRYRSTVWRAIPDATVEVWDQVSTIGFYLGRLVTGQIAADQISGVIGIGHTVGAVAKASTADAPNVQTMVLRFFVSMMLLVATLSVSIGFMNLLPIPVLDGGHLLMYAYEAIARKPLQAKFQAAGFRAGLALILGFMLFAAWNDLHRYDVFKFIGGLFS; encoded by the coding sequence GTGTTCTTGACGCAAGCGTTCGCGTTCGTGCTGGTGCTGTCCATCGTGGTGACAGTGCACGAGCTCGGCCATTTCTGGGCCGCGCGGGCCTGTGGCGTCGCGATCGACTGCTTTTCGATCGGCTTTGGCCCCAAGATCGTGTCGTGGCGCGACAAGACCGGCGTCGAATGGCGGATCGCCTCGATTCCCCTGGGCGGCTACGTGCGATTCTCCGGCGACGAAAACGCCGCCAGCGTGCCGGACGGCAGCGACCTGGCGGTGCTCAAGGCCGAGATCGCCGCGCGCGAAGGCGAGGCGGCCGTGTCGCGCTACTATCACTTCAAGCCCGTCTGGCAGCGCGCGATCATCGCCGTCGCCGGTCCCGTGGCCAATTTCCTGCTGGCGATCGCCGTGCTGTCGGTCTTCATGGCCACGATCGGCGAGATCCATAATCCGGCCCGCGTCTACGCCGTCAGCCCCGGCAGCGCCGCCCAGGCGGCGGGCTTCCAGCCCGGCGACGTGATCCTCAAGGCCGACGGCCGCAAGATCGAGACCTTCCAGGACCTGAACGGCTATGTAGCCCTGCGCGCCAAGCTGCCGATCGATTTCACGGTCCAGCGCGGCGCGGCGACCCTCCACCTGACGGGCGCGCCCCGCGAGGTCGAGATCCAGGACGAGATCAACGGCCGCATGAAGATCGGCCGGCTGGGCATCGAGGGTCGCAGCACCCCGACCCGCTACCGCTCCACCGTCTGGCGCGCCATCCCCGACGCGACGGTCGAGGTCTGGGATCAGGTCAGCACGATCGGCTTCTATCTGGGCCGTCTGGTCACCGGCCAGATCGCGGCCGACCAGATCAGCGGCGTGATCGGCATCGGCCATACGGTCGGCGCCGTGGCCAAGGCCAGCACGGCCGACGCGCCGAATGTCCAGACGATGGTGCTGCGTTTCTTCGTCAGCATGATGCTGCTGGTGGCGACCCTGTCGGTCAGCATCGGTTTCATGAACCTGCTGCCCATCCCGGTCCTCGATGGCGGCCACCTTCTGATGTACGCCTATGAAGCGATCGCCCGCAAACCGCTGCAGGCCAAGTTCCAGGCGGCTGGTTTCAGAGCGGGGCTTGCCTTGATCCTCGGTTTCATGCTGTTCGCGGCCTGGAACGACCTTCACCGCTACGACGTGTTCAAATTCATTGGCGGCCTGTTCTCGTGA
- a CDS encoding OmpH family outer membrane protein, whose product MTSKFFAATVSGLAVLATASGAFAQAAPPAAPPVTHGAPIAGVCIFSSQRAVASSLVGKAVDARLKTIIAQVNAELTGERTTLDNDAKALDAKKATLDQSALEQQAAALQVRANAWQRKGQLRQREVEATEQKQLARVYQELDPAIRQAYQAKTCSILIERESVLLGNPAMDITDAVVAAVDARIKTLTFDRERLDQAAPGAQALQPTNK is encoded by the coding sequence ATGACCTCCAAGTTCTTCGCCGCGACCGTCTCGGGTCTGGCCGTCCTCGCCACGGCGTCGGGCGCTTTTGCTCAGGCCGCGCCGCCGGCCGCGCCGCCCGTCACCCACGGCGCCCCGATCGCCGGGGTTTGCATCTTCTCGAGCCAACGCGCCGTGGCCAGCTCGCTGGTCGGCAAGGCCGTCGACGCCCGCCTGAAGACCATCATCGCCCAGGTCAACGCCGAGCTGACCGGCGAGCGCACCACCCTGGACAACGACGCCAAGGCCCTGGACGCCAAGAAGGCCACCCTGGACCAAAGCGCCCTGGAACAACAAGCCGCCGCCCTGCAAGTGCGCGCCAACGCCTGGCAGCGTAAGGGCCAGCTGCGCCAACGCGAAGTCGAGGCCACCGAGCAGAAGCAACTGGCTCGCGTGTATCAAGAGCTGGACCCGGCCATCCGTCAGGCCTATCAGGCCAAGACCTGCTCGATCCTGATCGAGCGGGAATCGGTCCTGCTGGGCAACCCGGCCATGGACATCACCGACGCCGTCGTGGCGGCCGTGGACGCCCGTATCAAGACCCTGACCTTCGATCGCGAACGTCTGGACCAAGCGGCTCCGGGGGCTCAAGCTCTCCAGCCGACCAATAAGTAA
- a CDS encoding phosphatidate cytidylyltransferase produces MTSPSPAKRFNWSNLRSRVASATVLVPTVVAAVWFGDVWYLGLILVGVALLAREWAEMSAKRSALGVAVAIGAAVAISVIVAFRGHYYITWPVVVIGALAAALMARGAVERRADAAYGVIYIAPAVIAMVWLRRMDAGLSWTLLLFTVTWFADIFAFVVGSALKGPKLWPRYSPNKTWSGFFGGLVAASLGAIGIVALSQALPALPDLHLVWPVAALVGLLGGLSTMMGDLWESILKRRFGVKDSGDLIPGHGGMLDRVDGLMFAAIVVAGARLFEQWGWLP; encoded by the coding sequence ATGACGTCGCCGTCGCCGGCTAAACGTTTCAACTGGAGCAACCTGCGCAGCCGTGTGGCTTCGGCCACTGTGCTGGTGCCTACGGTCGTGGCCGCGGTGTGGTTCGGCGACGTCTGGTACCTGGGCTTGATCCTGGTGGGCGTCGCGCTGCTTGCTCGCGAATGGGCCGAGATGAGCGCCAAGCGCTCGGCGCTCGGCGTGGCGGTGGCGATCGGCGCCGCCGTGGCGATCTCGGTGATCGTCGCCTTCCGCGGCCACTACTACATCACCTGGCCGGTCGTGGTGATCGGGGCCCTGGCCGCCGCCCTGATGGCGCGCGGCGCGGTCGAGCGGCGCGCCGACGCCGCCTATGGCGTGATCTACATCGCCCCGGCCGTCATCGCGATGGTCTGGCTGCGCCGCATGGACGCCGGCCTCAGCTGGACCCTGTTGCTGTTCACCGTGACCTGGTTCGCCGACATCTTCGCCTTCGTGGTCGGCAGCGCCCTGAAGGGGCCCAAGCTTTGGCCGCGCTATTCGCCCAACAAGACCTGGTCGGGCTTCTTCGGCGGCCTGGTCGCCGCCTCGCTGGGCGCGATCGGCATCGTGGCCCTGTCCCAGGCCTTGCCCGCCTTGCCGGACCTGCACCTGGTCTGGCCGGTCGCCGCCTTGGTCGGCCTGCTGGGCGGGCTGTCGACCATGATGGGCGATCTGTGGGAATCGATCCTCAAGCGTCGGTTCGGCGTGAAGGATTCGGGCGACCTGATCCCCGGTCACGGCGGCATGCTGGACCGTGTCGACGGCCTGATGTTCGCGGCGATCGTGGTCGCCGGCGCGCGGTTGTTCGAGCAATGGGGATGGCTGCCTTGA
- the bamA gene encoding outer membrane protein assembly factor BamA: protein MIGPMNKLRAHSAAFATGVALLLGSTALTAPQAAFAQAQTGVVQRIVVQGNERIEQGTVLSYLPIQPGETVDPQRLDLALKTLARTDLFADVKIELQGGDLVVKVVENPIINQVVFEGNSALKEDKLKDEVQIRPRGIFTRSKVQADVQRIIELYRRSGRISATVTPKVVELPQKRVDLVFEINEGPKSGVLGVNFLGNNEYSDNDLKDVIVTKESHWYKFLTSNDNYDPDRIEYDREQLRKFYRNRGYFDFRVVASVAELATDKNGFAVTYTLDEGPKYKFGKVTVETELKKLNGDLLAQILPIRAGQLYEDDKIEQATDALTFAAGAAGFAFVDVRPRYVPNHETNTVDVVFSVREGPRVYVDRIDIVGNTRTLDYVVRRELEVAEGDAYNRVLVDRSKNNVRSLGFFKDVSIEEVPSDQPDRTTLRVKTEEQPTGELSFSAGYSSVDKLVLDVGITERNFRGRGQNVRARVSVGSLRQQIDFGFTEPRFLGRDLRAGLDLYSYRYDLSDYAAYDTESTGGTLRLGFPLTQNASMGVRYQLRQDKVSVADNLCTSGSVSDILCLQRGSYMTSLFGYNLRLDKRNDPINPTRGWFADLSQDLAGFGGDVKYLKTETDGGWYWGFNKDFIFSATGSAGYIEGWGGDNIRINDRFYKGGSTFRGFEIAGIGPRDTTTNSSALGAKLYAIGTFELTVPTFLPEQYGIKAAVFSDFGTAGQLDDVDRLNANGTINENIKDGLGLRASAGLSIDWKSPMGPIRFDFSHILAKEDYDRTETFRFSTSTRF, encoded by the coding sequence ATGATTGGTCCCATGAACAAACTTCGCGCCCACAGCGCCGCGTTCGCCACCGGCGTTGCGCTCCTCCTCGGTTCCACGGCGCTGACCGCGCCGCAGGCCGCTTTCGCCCAGGCCCAGACGGGCGTGGTCCAGCGCATCGTGGTGCAGGGCAACGAGCGGATCGAGCAGGGCACCGTGCTGTCCTACCTGCCGATCCAGCCGGGCGAGACGGTCGATCCGCAGCGCCTCGACCTGGCGCTGAAGACCCTGGCCCGCACCGACCTGTTCGCCGACGTCAAGATCGAGCTGCAGGGCGGCGATCTGGTGGTCAAGGTCGTCGAGAACCCGATCATCAACCAGGTGGTCTTCGAGGGGAACTCGGCGCTGAAGGAAGACAAGCTGAAGGACGAGGTCCAGATCCGTCCGCGCGGCATCTTCACGCGCTCCAAGGTCCAGGCCGACGTCCAGCGCATCATCGAACTGTATCGCCGTTCGGGCCGTATCTCGGCGACCGTGACGCCCAAGGTGGTCGAGCTGCCGCAAAAGCGCGTCGACCTGGTGTTCGAGATCAACGAAGGCCCCAAGAGCGGCGTGCTCGGCGTCAACTTCCTGGGCAACAACGAGTACTCGGACAACGACCTGAAGGACGTCATCGTCACCAAGGAGTCGCACTGGTACAAGTTCCTGACCAGCAACGACAACTACGACCCGGACCGGATCGAGTACGACCGCGAGCAGCTGCGTAAGTTCTACCGCAACCGCGGCTATTTCGACTTCCGCGTCGTGGCCTCGGTCGCCGAACTGGCCACCGACAAGAACGGCTTCGCGGTCACCTACACGCTCGACGAAGGCCCCAAGTACAAGTTCGGCAAGGTCACGGTCGAAACCGAGCTGAAGAAGCTGAACGGCGACCTCCTGGCCCAGATCCTGCCGATCCGCGCCGGCCAGCTGTACGAAGACGACAAGATCGAGCAGGCCACCGACGCCCTGACCTTCGCGGCGGGCGCGGCCGGCTTCGCCTTCGTGGACGTTCGTCCGCGCTACGTGCCCAATCACGAGACCAACACCGTGGACGTGGTGTTCTCGGTGCGTGAAGGCCCGCGGGTCTATGTCGATCGCATCGATATCGTCGGCAACACCCGGACGCTGGACTACGTCGTGCGCCGCGAACTCGAAGTGGCCGAGGGCGACGCCTACAACCGCGTGCTGGTCGACCGCTCGAAGAACAATGTCCGTTCGCTGGGCTTCTTCAAGGACGTCAGCATCGAGGAAGTGCCCAGCGACCAGCCGGACCGCACGACCCTGCGGGTCAAGACCGAAGAGCAGCCGACGGGCGAACTGTCGTTCAGCGCAGGCTACAGCTCGGTCGACAAGCTGGTGCTGGACGTCGGCATCACCGAACGCAACTTCCGTGGTCGGGGCCAGAACGTCCGGGCCCGCGTCTCGGTCGGCTCGCTGCGTCAGCAGATCGACTTCGGCTTCACCGAGCCGCGCTTCTTGGGCCGCGACCTGCGCGCCGGCCTGGACCTGTATTCGTACCGCTACGACCTGAGCGACTACGCCGCCTACGACACGGAATCGACCGGCGGCACGCTGCGCCTGGGCTTCCCCCTGACCCAGAACGCCTCGATGGGCGTGCGCTACCAGCTTCGTCAGGACAAGGTCAGCGTCGCCGACAACCTCTGCACCAGCGGTTCGGTGTCCGACATCCTCTGCCTGCAGCGCGGCTCGTACATGACCTCGCTGTTCGGCTACAACCTGCGGCTCGACAAGCGTAACGACCCGATCAATCCGACGCGCGGCTGGTTCGCCGACCTGAGCCAGGACCTGGCCGGCTTCGGCGGCGACGTGAAGTACCTGAAGACCGAAACCGACGGCGGTTGGTACTGGGGCTTCAACAAGGACTTCATCTTCAGCGCCACCGGTTCGGCGGGCTATATCGAGGGTTGGGGCGGCGACAACATCCGCATCAACGACCGCTTCTACAAGGGGGGCTCGACCTTCCGCGGCTTCGAGATCGCCGGTATTGGTCCGCGTGACACCACCACCAACAGCAGCGCCCTGGGCGCCAAGCTGTATGCGATCGGTACGTTCGAGTTGACGGTGCCGACGTTCCTGCCCGAGCAGTACGGCATCAAGGCTGCGGTGTTCTCGGACTTCGGTACGGCGGGTCAGTTGGACGACGTCGATCGCCTGAACGCCAACGGCACCATCAACGAGAACATCAAGGATGGTCTGGGTCTTCGGGCCTCGGCCGGTCTGAGCATCGACTGGAAGTCGCCCATGGGCCCCATCCGGTTCGATTTCAGCCACATTCTCGCTAAAGAAGACTACGACAGAACCGAAACCTTCCGGTTCTCCACCTCCACAAGGTTCTAA
- the uppS gene encoding polyprenyl diphosphate synthase has product MAPTTGLQDVSTRAGSAKSGRSLHVAIIMDGNGRWAKRRNLPRVLGHRAGVNALKRTVEGAAALGVGVMTVFGFSTENWSRPPQEVSELMGLLKAYLESDLERLAREGVKVRIIGRRTGLAPDVLDVIERAERRTSHNDNFLLQVAFNYGGRADIVDAARAFAEAVERGEARAADLDEAMFEGRLSTAEAPAPDLIVRTSGEQRISNFLLWECAYAELVYQDVLWPDYGPEHLAAALTEYRSRDRRYGGIAVDDVAVAG; this is encoded by the coding sequence ATGGCGCCGACGACCGGCCTGCAGGATGTCTCGACGCGCGCCGGGAGCGCGAAGTCGGGTCGTTCCCTGCATGTGGCCATCATCATGGACGGCAATGGCCGATGGGCGAAGCGGCGGAACCTGCCGCGCGTCCTGGGTCATCGCGCCGGCGTCAACGCCCTGAAGCGGACCGTCGAAGGCGCCGCGGCCCTGGGCGTGGGCGTGATGACGGTGTTCGGCTTCTCGACCGAGAACTGGAGCCGGCCGCCGCAGGAAGTGTCGGAGCTGATGGGCCTGCTGAAGGCCTATCTGGAGTCCGATCTCGAGCGCCTAGCCCGCGAAGGCGTGAAGGTTCGCATCATCGGCCGCCGCACGGGCCTGGCGCCCGACGTGCTGGACGTGATCGAGCGGGCCGAGCGCCGGACCAGCCACAACGACAATTTCCTGCTGCAGGTGGCCTTCAACTACGGCGGCCGGGCCGACATCGTCGACGCCGCGCGCGCCTTCGCCGAGGCGGTGGAGCGCGGCGAGGCCCGGGCGGCCGACCTGGACGAGGCGATGTTCGAGGGCCGCCTGTCGACGGCCGAGGCGCCGGCCCCAGACCTGATCGTGCGCACCAGCGGCGAACAGCGGATCTCGAATTTCCTGCTTTGGGAATGCGCCTACGCCGAACTCGTGTATCAGGATGTTCTGTGGCCGGACTACGGGCCCGAACATCTGGCCGCCGCGTTGACGGAATATCGCAGCCGCGACCGTCGCTATGGAGGTATCGCCGTCGATGACGTCGCCGTCGCCGGCTAA
- a CDS encoding 1-deoxy-D-xylulose-5-phosphate reductoisomerase has protein sequence MAALTPMRKVVVLGSTGSIGVSTLDLFEQANLSVEVLALTAGRNVAKLAEQALRWKPQVAVIDDETRLPELRERLAGSGVRAAAGAAAVAEAAAMGADWVMSAIVGAAGLAPTLAAARTGAVIALANKESLVCAGPALLAIAREAGGSVIPVDSEHSAIFQVLQRDCIDQVSRLILTASGGPFRTWDKAAMAKATPEQAVAHPNWSMGAKISVDSATMMNKGLEMIEASYLFETPQERIDVVIHPQSVIHSLVEYADGSTLAQLGPPDMRSPISCAFSWPQRLSWPAKPLNLAAYGQLTFEEPDLDRFPSISIAREALRLGGGAPAAMNAANEVAVAAFLDRQIGFLDIAGAVAGTLERMNGLGELADSAGDALDSAMMTDGSARRIAAEVVGQKRI, from the coding sequence ATGGCTGCCTTGACCCCTATGCGCAAGGTCGTGGTGCTGGGGTCGACGGGATCTATCGGCGTCTCGACGCTGGATCTGTTCGAGCAGGCGAACCTGTCCGTCGAGGTTCTGGCCCTGACGGCGGGACGCAACGTCGCCAAGCTGGCCGAACAGGCCCTGCGCTGGAAGCCGCAGGTCGCGGTCATCGACGACGAGACCCGCCTGCCGGAGCTGCGCGAGCGCCTGGCGGGTTCGGGCGTGCGCGCCGCGGCTGGCGCGGCGGCCGTGGCCGAGGCCGCCGCCATGGGCGCGGACTGGGTGATGTCGGCCATCGTCGGCGCGGCCGGCCTGGCCCCGACCCTGGCCGCCGCCCGCACCGGCGCGGTCATCGCCCTGGCCAACAAGGAGAGCCTGGTCTGCGCCGGGCCGGCCCTGCTGGCCATCGCGCGCGAGGCGGGCGGTTCGGTGATTCCCGTCGATTCCGAGCACTCGGCGATTTTCCAGGTGCTGCAGCGCGATTGTATCGACCAGGTATCGCGCCTGATCCTGACGGCCTCGGGCGGACCTTTCCGGACCTGGGACAAGGCGGCCATGGCCAAGGCCACGCCGGAGCAGGCGGTGGCCCATCCCAACTGGTCGATGGGCGCCAAGATTTCGGTCGATTCCGCGACGATGATGAACAAGGGCCTCGAGATGATCGAGGCGTCCTACCTGTTCGAAACTCCGCAAGAGCGCATCGACGTCGTGATCCACCCGCAGTCCGTGATCCACAGCCTGGTCGAATACGCCGACGGCTCGACCCTGGCCCAGTTGGGCCCGCCGGACATGCGCAGCCCGATCTCCTGCGCCTTTTCCTGGCCCCAGCGGCTTTCCTGGCCCGCCAAGCCCCTGAATCTGGCCGCCTACGGCCAGCTGACGTTCGAAGAACCGGACCTGGACCGCTTCCCGTCGATCTCTATCGCGCGCGAAGCGCTGCGTCTGGGGGGCGGCGCGCCGGCGGCGATGAACGCCGCCAACGAGGTGGCCGTCGCGGCCTTCCTTGACCGCCAGATCGGCTTTCTGGATATTGCCGGCGCGGTGGCGGGGACTCTTGAGCGCATGAACGGCCTAGGCGAGCTCGCCGACAGCGCCGGCGACGCCCTCGACAGCGCGATGATGACCGACGGTTCGGCCCGCCGCATTGCGGCCGAGGTTGTCGGCCAGAAGCGTATCTGA
- the lpxD gene encoding UDP-3-O-(3-hydroxymyristoyl)glucosamine N-acyltransferase, producing MPDPRFFEDLGPATLAELASLSGARLADPADGHHLISHVAPLESADAGSITFLSDPKRLADLVGLKGAACFVRPDIAAQAPAGCVLLLTSHPQVSWAAAAQRLHAPRRHDGSLHIHPDCELEEGVVLSPGVIVGQGARIGRGTYLAPGAAIGPGVTLGRDCRVGANAVVGFALVGDRVSIHAGAVIGEAGFGAAGGPKGVVDLPQLGRVILQDGVTIGANSCVDRGAFGDTTIGENTKIDNLVHVAHNVRLGRNCVAAAFTGISGSTVVGDGVAFGGKAGVADHLTVGAGAQIGASASVFKDVPAGETWTGFPARPLKRWLRETAWLSRKAGGRGTKGPE from the coding sequence ATGCCGGACCCGCGCTTTTTCGAAGACCTGGGTCCGGCGACCCTCGCGGAACTGGCCAGCCTGAGCGGCGCTCGGCTGGCCGACCCCGCCGACGGTCACCATCTGATTTCGCATGTCGCTCCGCTGGAGAGCGCCGACGCGGGCTCCATCACCTTTCTATCCGATCCCAAGCGCCTGGCCGATCTGGTCGGCCTGAAGGGCGCGGCGTGCTTCGTGCGGCCCGACATCGCCGCCCAGGCCCCGGCCGGCTGCGTGCTGCTGCTGACCAGCCATCCGCAAGTGTCGTGGGCCGCCGCCGCCCAGCGCCTGCACGCGCCGCGCCGTCACGACGGTTCACTGCACATCCATCCCGATTGCGAACTGGAGGAGGGCGTCGTGCTGTCTCCGGGCGTGATCGTCGGGCAGGGGGCCCGGATCGGCCGCGGGACCTATCTGGCCCCCGGCGCGGCGATCGGACCCGGCGTGACCCTGGGCCGCGATTGCCGGGTCGGCGCCAACGCCGTGGTCGGCTTCGCCCTGGTCGGCGATCGGGTGTCGATCCACGCCGGCGCGGTGATCGGCGAGGCGGGATTCGGCGCGGCCGGCGGGCCCAAGGGCGTCGTCGACCTGCCGCAGCTGGGGCGAGTGATCCTGCAGGACGGGGTGACGATCGGCGCCAATAGCTGCGTGGACCGGGGCGCGTTCGGCGATACGACGATCGGCGAGAACACCAAGATCGACAATCTCGTCCATGTCGCCCACAACGTCCGGCTCGGTCGCAACTGCGTCGCCGCCGCCTTCACCGGCATTTCCGGCAGCACGGTGGTGGGCGACGGGGTCGCGTTCGGCGGCAAGGCCGGCGTGGCCGATCACCTGACGGTCGGCGCGGGCGCCCAGATCGGCGCCTCGGCGTCGGTGTTCAAGGACGTGCCGGCCGGTGAAACATGGACTGGGTTTCCGGCGCGACCGCTCAAGCGGTGGCTCCGAGAGACCGCATGGCTGTCGCGCAAGGCGGGCGGCCGGGGAACCAAGGGGCCAGAATGA
- the pyrH gene encoding UMP kinase, with amino-acid sequence MSEPQHKPYRRVLLKVSGEVLMGDTPYGIDTKTVESVAEDIREIVQSGVELCLVIGGGNIFRGMAGAAKGMERSSADYMGMLATVMNALAMQDALERIGVSTRVQSAIPMATVCEPYIRRRAQRHLEKGRVVIFAAGTGNPFFTTDTAAALRAAEMQCDALFKGTSVDGIYSADPKKDPAAKRYDKLSYMDVLAQDLKVMDASAVALMRDNNIPIVVFSIKGRGNLLNVLRGGGVHTVVSTERAA; translated from the coding sequence ATGTCCGAACCCCAGCACAAACCCTATCGCCGCGTGCTCCTGAAGGTTTCGGGCGAGGTGCTGATGGGCGACACCCCCTACGGCATCGACACCAAGACGGTCGAATCGGTGGCCGAGGACATCCGCGAGATCGTCCAGTCCGGCGTCGAGCTGTGCCTGGTGATCGGCGGCGGCAACATCTTCCGCGGCATGGCCGGCGCGGCCAAGGGCATGGAGCGCTCCAGCGCCGACTACATGGGCATGCTGGCCACGGTGATGAACGCCCTGGCCATGCAGGACGCCCTGGAGCGCATCGGCGTCTCGACCCGCGTGCAGTCGGCCATCCCGATGGCCACGGTCTGCGAGCCCTACATCCGTCGCCGGGCCCAGCGTCACCTGGAAAAGGGCAGGGTGGTGATCTTCGCCGCCGGCACCGGCAACCCGTTCTTCACCACCGACACCGCCGCGGCCCTGCGCGCCGCCGAGATGCAGTGCGACGCCCTGTTCAAGGGCACCAGCGTCGACGGCATCTACAGCGCCGATCCCAAGAAGGATCCGGCCGCCAAGCGTTACGACAAGCTCAGCTACATGGACGTGCTGGCCCAGGACCTGAAGGTCATGGACGCCTCGGCCGTGGCCCTGATGCGCGACAACAACATTCCTATCGTGGTCTTCTCGATCAAGGGACGTGGCAATCTGCTGAACGTCCTGCGAGGCGGCGGTGTGCACACCGTCGTTTCGACCGAGCGCGCCGCTTAA